The sequence CTTTCCCTGGTTTATGTTTCTTACAGCACGCTGCACTGCTGGACACtgcatttatttgcattttgtttcCCACCATGAGGTGAGCTCCAGAGGCAGGGGTGGCTCTGCTCCCTGCTGTGTCTGCAGCTCCCACAGGGAGCCTGATCCACAGTGAGCTCCCTGGGAACACTcgctggatgaatgaatgaagcggAGCCCAGGGGACCGGGGTGGTTCATCTATTCCTCATCCTCCTGAGGCCTGGGGAGCGCTCTAACAACCAGACGGCcaaacagaggaggaggagcgGGAAGGGGACCCAGAAGGAGGCCCGTGAGGTCCCAGGACAGCAGGAGAGAGTGAGGTCACAGTAGGCGGGAGGCAGCGTGCTGGACAAGGAGGGGTCCACCCCTGACGATGCTGAGAGCCAGGGGAAGGAGGACGGAGAAGTCCTGCAGGATTAGATCTGGCACCAGGAGGCCTTTGGTGCCCGGGACAGGGGCGGGGTCTCACCCGACTGTCCAGCTCCACCCTGTCCTCAGGCTGTGTGTCCTTCACGGCAGCATCTGCTGGGACACAGCAAGGGGTTTGTCTCCTCGGAAGGTTCCCTGAGACCTCTCAGTCCTGCGGGCCCCTGCCCAGCTCCCACACGGGGCCACTGTGATGCAGGGAGGGGCTGCGATGTTCCCGAGGTCCCACAGTGTGGGGTGAGATCATTTCACCCTGAGCCCCAGACCCTTTCCAGCCTGTGCCCCTTTCCCCATTGCTATGGAAACTTTGGGGCCCCCATCTCCTCCTGGCTGGTCGCCTCCCCCATCTCCTCCTGGCTGGTCGCCTCTTCCTGTCACTCACAGAGGTTTTCTTCCTGGGTGTCGGCAGCTGGACTGGACCTGGGGGAGGAAAGGGAGCTTTAGTGGCAGTGTACGGGGGCCCAGTGGGAGTCTCGGGTCTTCGGGCAGAATTACCTCCTCTGAAAGCCTCTGTCTCTGGGCTCTGGCTTCACAGCCCCTGCAGGATGTTGGAAATCAGCCTTTCTCTGGGCTGGGGGAAGAAGGACAGAGCCTCAGCCCTGGGAACATCGGAGCCCCCTGCCCCCCACACACAGCTCGAAGGTAAGGAAGGAAACCTGAAAACACTCCTGCCTCCATGTTCCAAACGCCCCATGAGATGGACAGAGCCCGAAGGACACTTTACATTTGTAGATGGGACTGACATTAAGTGCTTTCTCCATTCGCCTGGTGAGAAATGCTGGAACAGTTCCTCAAAGCTGCATTTGCCCAGTGGTTTGGGTTCCCTTTGGCTGGTGCCCTGAGCCCACCCTTGGTCGGCCCATGGGGTGCCCCCTTCCCTACTCACCCGATGTCCAATGTTTGCCCTGACGTCGATGTCGGAGgacgaggaagaggaggaggaggaggaagagcagcagGACGAAGGCCACCAAGATGCCAGTCACAACCCCCAGGTGCCTTCCCAGACCTTGAGCATGATGACATCAGAAATGGGGGTGATGTCATTGAAATGAGCGCCTACTGTGTGCCGGACCTTCTGTTCACCACCTCCAACCCCCACAACAGTCGTACAGCACGGAATGGAAACACCCACCCACCTTACAGATggaaaactgaggctaagagaggGGAATCACCTGCCCCAGGACCCCCAGCCGGGAAGCGGCAGAGCTGGGAAGGGAACCGGGAAGTCTGACCCGCAGCCCTTGTTCCCTGCACCGGAGCTGAGCCCCAGAGATGCAGGGAAAGAACCTGACCGTCCTGAACCACagccctgctcccctcccctgccccaggtCACCGTCACTGCTGCAGGTGGGACAGGACAGGCCCCTGCGGAATCGGGTCTGGGAGGCTTCCCTGGGAGGCCTCCTCTCCCAGGAGGTCACAGCTGGGAGTCAGAGCTGAAAGGAACGTTCCCACCCGCAGGCTTCTTTCCTTTACacctggagaaactgaggcccaggcagcGGAGGGGCCTGTCCACGTCACCATCTTCAGAGGAGGCTGAACCTAGGACAGAATCCACCCTGCCTCCCCGGACCCCGCCCACCTTCCTCTCAGAGCCCCCCACTCACCACTCTGGGGATCCGACCCCGTGGGGTTGAGGGACTGGTCCTCAGGGCCTGCTGGGTCAGGATGGGAAGGTGAGGGCTGGGGCTGCCCTGCTCCCCACGTCAGCCCGGCTGCTCCTCCCCCAGGCTGGGCCCCAACACGTCCCTCTGCCTCGACCCCACCCCTCACTGGCCcagcctgagcccctgggagCCTGTGGCCCCTCCTCTGGCTCTGCCCAGCTCCCTGGAGGGAAGCCCGAGCTTGAGTCCCCGAGGGGAATGGGACTCTGGGAAATGTGGGGGAGGCCGTGATCCCTCCAAGCCCAGAGGCCTCAGGGACTCACCAGGTGTGGGGGTGGGACCAGTGAGTGGGAGGCTGGGACTCCCAGAGGGTCCTGGGTTAAAGAATGAGAGGAAGCTGAGGAGCGGGGCTTCCTTGCAGTCCCCACCTCAAACCAAATTTCTCTACTCGGGCCATGTGGCCTCCTCAGGCCGCTCCCTCCACCCACTTCTCCTCTTCATGATGCTGGTGACGCCGCTGAGGGTGGGCATGCCTGGGAGGGCCCTGTTGTCCTCCTTCCCTCTGAGGTGAGTGCCCTTCTGGCTAAGCCCCGCTTAGATCCCTGCTCACTCCATCCCAGCCCAGAGCTCTCCTGGGGCAGGACCTGAGCTGAGCCTTTGAGTTCAGAGAGGACAGGGTCAGGGCCCTCACCTGAGACCACGAGCTCCAGGGGCTCACTGGGGTGAGTCAGGAGGTAGGGGTTGGAGCTGAATGAGCCATAGCACCTGTAGGTCCCTGCGTGGGCTGAGGTCACAGGACCCATGGGAAATTCAGCCTGGTATATGTGAGACGGGCGCTTTGATTTCAGATGCAGGGGGGCATCAGCTGCTCCCTCCTTGGTCAGAAAGAAAGTGTCCATCCATCCCTGTGACTGACACAGCAGGGTCACGTTCTCTCCTGAGGCCACTGTGGGGCCCGGCTGCACAGAGAGGGAGGGTCTGGCATGGGTCTGTCCTGGAGAGAAGACGGATGGGTGAGGGGCTGCCCCACCTTGTTCTGAGCTGAGACCTCCCCAGGGCTCTCTCTGGGACCctcagtctctctgtctctgttttctctgagtctccccttccccacccatccctgtctctgtctgtctctccctcccttggGACCCCCACCCCTCATCCCGGCCATCACCAGCTGGGGTTCCCCAGCAGGGCCTGAGCAGAGCCTGGGTCCCTGACTGAACCCACAGGGTTCCTCACCTGAGATCAAGATGTCCAGGGGGTCACTGGGGGCCGACCACTCGGAGGAGAGGTTGTGTGCACCGTAGCATCTGTACTGGCCCCCGTGGGAGCCCCTCACAGGGTCCAGGGTGAAGTTGGCCTGAGCAAGCCCAGCCTGGAGCTGCTGACCAGGGCGCTGGAGGAAGTCACGTTCTCCCTCCTTGTACAGAGCAAATCTGTCGTAGCCGGCATCAGAGCCACACTGGAGGGTCAGCTTATCCCCACCGGCCACGACAGGACCCGGCTGCACTGAGAGTGACGGCTTCTTAGAAACACCTGGGAAAAGGTGGTCACGGTTTCCAGGAGCGACCCTCAGGCTTCCCCACAAACCCTCCCTCTCCCCCCGGGCCTCACCACTGCTGATCTTCCTGTGTCTCTGGCCCCAGGAGCCCTGAGCCCTCTCGTCCCAACATCATCCCACCTGGCGCTGCCCTGAGACGCGGCTCCTCCCCACCTGCCCGGAGACTCAGGGAACTCCAGGCAATGCTGTGAATTTCTCACCTGGGACCAGGAGCTCCAGGAGATCACTGGGTAAAGACCACACATAGGGAAAGGTTGAGTCATAACCATAGCACCGGTACGACCACCTGCGACTCGGGCTCACGGGGCCCACGGAGAAGACGGCCCGGGATGACCCACGGGTATGGGGCTGGGAGTTCAGGCGTTGTGGGTGTTCATCTTCTCCTTCCTTACACAGAATGAAGCCACCTGATGCCACCTGTGAGTCACACTGGAGGGTCACGTTCCCTCCTGAGGCCAccacagggctgggcagggctgagaGGGTGGGTTTTCTGTAGGCTCCTGGGAGAGAAGGAGGCACCGTGTTAAATGGGCTCCCACCTCCCGCATCATCCCCAGGGCTGGGCTGTGAGAGGGAGACACCCCTGAGAGCCGACCCCCTTCCTGAGGAcagagcctggggctgggacCCCTGAGTGTCCTCTCACCTGTCACCACCAGCTCCAGGGGGTCACTGAGCTCTGACCACCAACTGTGGCTGTAATACTGACAGCGATACCGCCCTGCGTCTTCCCAGGTGATGGATGGGATGGGGAACTGGCCCTTCTTCACAAGCTCTGGTCGTATCAATGTAATCCAGGATGTTGATTTTCTCTCCCTATATAGACGGTACTCCCGGGCTTCAAGGTTTCCCTGACACCTGAGGGTCACGGGACTCCCCTGGGTGATCACACGGTCTGGCTCAGCCCAGAGCATGGGCTTGGGGAGGATTCCTAAAAGGAAATCAGAGGTCGGATTCTAAGTCATTTCCCACCCAACAGATCTCAGCTGTTGGCTGTAGGACCCTCCAGACGCCCCCATCAGTCAGCCCAGATCTGCTATTCCCCGTCCCCAGCTGCACGGGGGTGGCCCCTTGTCCCCAGTGAGTAGGAGGGACCTGGGACAGCTGGGGACAGACTCACCTGCCTGCACGTGGGTCCTGGGGCCCAGACTCAGCCCTGGAAGAGAATTCCCTGTGAGAGATTTGCCCCTGAAGCCTGAGCAGGTCCTCCCCTCCCTAGGATCTTTGTGAGCCCCTGGGGTCTCCTTATGCACCAGAGTTTGGCTGTGGGGTGAGGCCCCTCCTAGGTTAGAATCTCCCCTCCCTCTTCAAATCTCACCGAGACAGATCAGGACCGTGAGGATGGGGGTCATGGCGTCTCCTCCCACTGCCCTGCTCTGCGGATGGAGGAGCCCTCGGTGCTGGcaggacagagacacacagagagaaatagcctcccctccttcccaccctgTGCGGACGCTCGGAGGCTGGGTCCTTCTCCCGGGGTGTTGTCATCTGCAGCCACACAGGAAGCGGAACTGACCTCCCAGGATCCTGACTCTCATTCTCTTAGGGCTGAGGTTGGGCAGGCACCGGGCCCTCTGCAGACATTTCAGACTGTAATGGGGTCTTTCCTGACCCCCAGCCACTGTCTGTCTGGTTCATCCTCGTCTCACTGAGAGCCGGGATGTAGCGGCAAATAGAACTGGTGCTTCCTGTGTCTGCCCTTCCAGATGAGGGTAGCGGAGGCTTCCCCTTCCTTCTCACAGCCTCCCGCAaggtctccctccctccttcagccCGTCCATCAGCACACGTTGTGTGGTCCTTACCATGGCAGTGGTCTCTCCAGCCCTGGAGATGCTTCAGGGAAGACGCAGGTCCATGCTGCAGGCAGACTCAGACCAGCAGAGACGCATCTCACAACTGACTGTGCCGTCCAGGCTGAGCTGTGTGTGGCAGTGAGGACAGAAGAGAAATGCAGGGAAATAGGGGAAGAAAAGTTGACTTCTTTCTTGGCACTGGACTGTGGGTTTTCTTTCAATAGTTCCCTCTCAACTtcccctttttaattttttttttttttttttttgctacagcgtccaccccctccccccaggaACAAACCTCTGAGTCTTTCCTGCCTCCTCGGTGCCCCTTGCGTCCTTGGCCGTCCCTCTGCACCTCAATTCCTGGTCAACATTTTGGGAACAATGGCTTATGTTCGCGCTTTGATTTGAGGAGCTGAGGAGGGAGTTGATACTTATTTGATGACTGGTTTTCATCCACTGCCTATGTGACCTTGGTCTGTAGTGtcccatctctgagcctcagcttcttcctttgCAGGCTGTTGTCATGAATCCCACTCGTCACCGTGgttgtggggtcagtggtgccTGGACATTGGGAGGGGCTCATTTGTGCTTGATTTCCAGACCAGGGTAAGACCTGAGGTGTTTGGGACATGAGAGGGTCTTGGTGTTGGACTCCACAGTCTGTGAAGGTGATTGAT comes from Macaca fascicularis isolate 582-1 chromosome 19, T2T-MFA8v1.1 and encodes:
- the LOC102143922 gene encoding leukocyte immunoglobulin-like receptor subfamily A member 3 isoform X25, whose amino-acid sequence is MTAMAPWSHPSAQLQPVGGDAVTPALVALLCLGLSLGPRTHMQAGILPKPTLWAEPDRVITQRSPVTLRCQGNLEALEYRLYREKNPASWITLIRPELVKKGQFPIPSITWEDAGRYRCIYGNPTAGWSEPSDPLELVVTGAYRKPTLSALPSPVVASGGNVTLQCDSQVASGGFILCKEGEDEHPQRLNSQPHTRGSSRAVFSVGPVSPSRRWSYRCYGYDSTFPYVWSLPSDLLELLVPGVSKKPSLSVQPGPVVAGGDKLTLQCGSDAGYDRFALYKEGERDFLQRPGQQLQAGLAQANFTLDPVRGSHGGQYRCYGAHNLSSEWSAPSDPLDILISGQTHARPSLSVQPGPTVASGENVTLLCQSQGWMDTFFLTKEGAADAPLHLKSKRPSHIYQAEFPMGPVTSAHAGTYRCYGSFSSNPYLLTHPSEPLELVVSGPSGSPSLPLTGPTPTPAGPEDQSLNPTGSDPQSGLGRHLGVVTGILVAFVLLLFLLLLLFLVLRHRRQGKHWTSAQRKADFQHPAGAVEPEPRDRGLQRR